The following are from one region of the Urocitellus parryii isolate mUroPar1 unplaced genomic scaffold, mUroPar1.hap1 Scaffold_59, whole genome shotgun sequence genome:
- the LOC144252782 gene encoding phosphatidylinositol 4,5-bisphosphate 3-kinase catalytic subunit delta isoform-like isoform X9, translated as MGQFSEEAAAPRQQLGWEAWLQYSFPLQLEPSTRSWGDSNTSQISNPDLLVNVKFEGSRVSTKDVPLALMACALQKKAKMYQKLTMEQPEDYVLQVNRRHEYLYGSYLHCQFKYICSCLHSGQTPHLTMVHSSSILAMRDEQRKLTPQVQKPHTKPPPIPMKKPSSVSLWSLGQPFCIELIQGSRINADEQMKLVVQAGLFHGNEMLCKTMSSLEVSVCSEPMWKQHLEFDIHICDLPRMARLCFALYVVMEKAKKVHSSKKKPKKEDCPIAWVNLMLFDYKDQLKTGELCLYMWPSVPDEKGDLLNPMGTVHSNPNTESAVTLVIYLPEVAPHPMYYPALEKKLQLQGILEQRGLGELYEHEKDLVWKMRHEVQEHFPEALAHLLLVTKWNKHEDVAQMLYLLCSWPELPVLNALELLDFSFPDCHVGSFAIRSLQKLTDDKLLQCLLQLVQVLKYKSYLDCKLTQFLLDRALANGKIGHFLFWHLRSEMHVPSMALRFGLIMEAYFRGSTHHMKVLMKQAEALSKLKALSDFVKVSSQKTTKPQTKELMHLYMCQDTYLEALSHLQSPLDPSTMLAEVCVERCTFMDSKMKPLWIMYSSEEAGSGDSVGIIFKNRDDLRQDMLTLQMIQLMDALWKQEGLDLRMTPYGCLPTGDCMGLIEAVQHSDTIANIQLNQSNLAAMAAFNKDALLNWLKSKNPGEALDRAIEDFTLSCAGYCVATYVLGIGDRHSDNIMIRENGQLFHIDFGHILGNFKTKFGINHERVPFILTHDFVHVIQQGNTSNNEKFERFRGYCEQAYSILRRHGLLILQLFALMQAAGLPELSSSNDIHYLKDTLALGKTEEEGLKHFRVKFNEALRESWKTKVNWLAHNLTKDNRQ; from the exons ATGGGCCAGTTCAGCGAGGAGGCAGCTGCCCCCcggcagcagctgggctgggagGCCTGGCTGCAATACAGTTTTCCCCTTCAGCTGGAGCCCTCCACCAGGAGCTGGGGGGACAGCAACACCTCTCAAATCTCCAACCCAGACCTGCTGGTCAATGTCAAATTTGAGGGCAGCAGG GTGTCCACCAAGGATGTGCCCCTAGCGCTGATGGCCTGTGCCCTCCAGAAGAAGGCCAAGATGTACCAGAAGCTCACAATGGAGCAGCCTGAGGACTATGTGCTGCAGGTGAATAGGAGGCATGAGTACCTCTATGGCAGCTACCTGCACTGTCAATTCAAG TACATATGCAGCTGCCTGCACAGTGGACAGACCCCCCACCTGACCATGGTGCACTCCTCTTCCATCCTTGCCATGAGGGATGAGCAGAGAAAACTGACCCCTCAGGTCCAGAAACCACACACCAAACCGCCCCCCATTCCCATGAAGAAG ccttcctctgtgtccctgtggtCACTGGGACAGCCTTTCTGCATTGAGCTCATCCAGGGCAGCAGAATCAATGCTGATGAGCAGATGAAG CTGGTGGTGCAGGCTGGGCTCTTCCATGGCAATGAGATGCTGTGCAAGACGATGTCCAGCTTGGAGGTGAGCGTGTGCTCAGAGCCCATGTGGAAGCAGCATCTGGAGTTTGACATCCACATCTGTGACCTGCCGCGCATGGCCCGGCTCTGCTTTGCACTCTATGTGGTGATGGAGAAGGCCAAGAAGGTGCACTCTAGCAAGAAAAAACCCAAGAAGGAG GACTGCCCAATCGCCTGGGTCAACCTCATGCTGTTTGACTACAAGGACCAGCTCAAGACTGGGGAGCTCTGCCTCTATATGTGGCCCTCTGTCCCAG ATGAGAAAGGAGACCTGCTGAACCCCATGGGTACCGTGCATAGCAATCCCAACACAGAGAGTGCTGTCACCCTGGTCATCTACCTGCCCGAGGTGGCCCCTCACCCTATGTACTACCCTGCCCTGGAGAAG AAGCTGCAGCTGCAGGGAATCCTGGAGCAGCGGGGGTTGGGAGAGCTGTATGAGCATGAGAAGGACCTGGTGTGGAAGATGCGGCATGAAGTGCAGGAGCACTTCCCAGAGGCTCTGGCCCACCTGCTGCTCGTGACCAAGTGGAACAAGCACGAGGATGTGGCCCAG ATGCTCTACCTGCTGTGCTCCTGGCCCGAGCTTCCTGTCCTGAATGCCCTGGAGCTGCTGGACTTCAGCTTCCCTGACTGCCACGTGGGCTCCTTTGCCATCAGGTCCTTGCAGAAACTGAC GGACGACAAGCTTCTCCAGTGCTTGCTGCAGCTGGTGCAGGTCCTCAAGTACAAGTCCTACCTGGACTGCAAACTGACCCAATTCTTGTTGGACCGGGCTCTGGCCAACGGAAAGATTGGCCACTTCCTATTCTGGCATCTTCG CTCTGAGATGCATGTGCCGTCCATGGCCTTGCGTTTTGGCCTCATCATGGAGGCCTACTTCAGGGGCAGCACCCACCACATGAAGGTGCTGATGAAGCAG GCAGAAGCACTGAGCAAGCTGAAGGCCCTGAGCGACTTTGTGAAGGTGAGCTCCCAGAAGACCACCAAGCCCCAAACTAAGGAGCTGATGCACTTGTACATGTGCCAGGATACTTATCTAGAAGCCCTTTCACACTTGCAGTCCCCATTGGACCCCAGCACGATGCTGGCAGAAGTCTG TGTGGAAAGGTGCACCTTCATGGACTCCAAGATGAAACCCCTGTGGATCATGTACAGCAGTGAGGAGGCAGGCAGTGGTGACAGCGTTGGCATCATCTTTAAGAACAGGGATG ACCTCCGCCAGGACATGCTGACTCTGCAGATGATCCAGCTCATGGATGCCCTGTGGAAGCAGGAGGGCCTGGACCTAAG GATGACCCCCTATGGCTGCCTTCCCACTGGTGACTGCATGGGCCTCATTGAGGCGGTGCAGCACTCGGACACCATTGCCAACATCCAGCTGAACCAGAGCAACCTGGCTGCCATGGCTGCCTTCAACAAGGATGCCCTGCTCAACTGGCTCAAGTCCAAGAACCCTGG AGAAGCCCTGGATCGAGCCATTGAGGATTTCACCCTCTCTTGTGCTGGCTACTGTGTGGCTACATATGTGCTGGGCATCGGTGACCGGCACAGTGACAACATCATGATCCGTGAGAATGGGCAG cTATTTCACATTGACTTTGGCCACATTCTGGGGAATTTCAAGACCAAGTTTGGAATCAACCATGAGCGAGTCCCATTCATCCTCACCCATGACTTTGTCCACGTGATTCAGCAGGGCAATACTAGTAATAATGAGAAATTTGAAAG GTTTCGAGGCTACTGTGAACAGGCCTACAGCATTCTGCGGCGCCATGGGCTCCTCATCCTCCAACTCTTTGCTCTGATGCAGGCAGCAGGCCTGCCTGAGCTAAGCTCCTCCAATGACATCCACTATTTGAAG GACACCCTGGCGCTGGGGAAGACggaggaggaggggctgaagCACTTCAGGGTGAAGTTCAATGAAGCCCTGAGGGAGAGCTGGAAGACCAAAGTGAACTGGCTGGCACACAACCTGACCAAAGACAACCGGCAATAG
- the LOC144252782 gene encoding phosphatidylinositol 4,5-bisphosphate 3-kinase catalytic subunit delta isoform-like isoform X7, with protein sequence MPLGIDCLMEFWTQEEKNQSVVVDFLLPTGIYLSFPVSRNANLSTIKQMLWHEAQNEPLFHMLSDPKAYVFTCVNQTAEQQELEDEQQRLCDVQPFLPMLCLVTHEGDRMEKVINSQISLLIGKGLHEFDCLQDPEVNDFRTKMGQFSEEAAAPRQQLGWEAWLQYSFPLQLEPSTRSWGDSNTSQISNPDLLVNVKFEGSRVSTKDVPLALMACALQKKAKMYQKLTMEQPEDYVLQVNRRHEYLYGSYLHCQFKYICSCLHSGQTPHLTMVHSSSILAMRDEQRKLTPQVQKPHTKPPPIPMKKPSSVSLWSLGQPFCIELIQGSRINADEQMKLVVQAGLFHGNEMLCKTMSSLEVSVCSEPMWKQHLEFDIHICDLPRMARLCFALYVVMEKAKKVHSSKKKPKKEDCPIAWVNLMLFDYKDQLKTGELCLYMWPSVPDEKGDLLNPMGTVHSNPNTESAVTLVIYLPEVAPHPMYYPALEKKLQLQGILEQRGLGELYEHEKDLVWKMRHEVQEHFPEALAHLLLVTKWNKHEDVAQMLYLLCSWPELPVLNALELLDFSFPDCHVGSFAIRSLQKLTDDKLLQCLLQLVQVLKYKSYLDCKLTQFLLDRALANGKIGHFLFWHLRSEMHVPSMALRFGLIMEAYFRGSTHHMKVLMKQAEALSKLKALSDFVKVSSQKTTKPQTKELMHLYMCQDTYLEALSHLQSPLDPSTMLAEVCVERCTFMDSKMKPLWIMYSSEEAGSGDSVGIIFKNRDDLRQDMLTLQMIQLMDALWKQEGLDLRMTPYGCLPTGDCMGLIEAVQHSDTIANIQLNQSNLAAMAAFNKDALLNWLKSKNPGEALDRAIEDFTLSCAGYCVATYVLGIGDRHSDNIMIRENGQLFHIDFGHILGNFKTKFGINHERVPFILTHDFVHVIQQGNTSNNEKFERFRGYCEQAYSILRRHGLLILQLFALMQAAGLPELSSSNDIHYLKDTLALGKTEEEGLKHFRVKFNEALRESWKTKVNWLAHNLTKDNRQ encoded by the exons ATGCCCCTGGGGATTGACTGTCTCATGGAATTCTGGACCCAGGAGGAGAAGAATCAGAGTGTGGTGGTTGACTTCCTTCTGCCCACAGGGATCTACTTGAGCTTTCCTGTGTCCCGCAATGCCAACCTCAGCACAATCAAGCAG ATGCTATGGCACGAAGCCCAGAATGAGCCCCTCTTCCACATGCTCAGTGACCCCAAGGCCTACGTGTTCACCTGTGTCAACCAGACCGCAGAGCAGCAGGAGCTAGAGGATGAGCAGCAGCGGCTGTGTGATGTCCAGCCCTTCCTGCCCATGCTGTGCTTGGTGACCCACGAGGGTGACCGCATGGAGAAGGTAATCAACTCACAGATCAGCCTCCTCATCGGCAAAG GCCTCCACGAGTTCGATTGCCTGCAAGACCCAGAAGTGAATGACTTCCGCACTAAGATGGGCCAGTTCAGCGAGGAGGCAGCTGCCCCCcggcagcagctgggctgggagGCCTGGCTGCAATACAGTTTTCCCCTTCAGCTGGAGCCCTCCACCAGGAGCTGGGGGGACAGCAACACCTCTCAAATCTCCAACCCAGACCTGCTGGTCAATGTCAAATTTGAGGGCAGCAGG GTGTCCACCAAGGATGTGCCCCTAGCGCTGATGGCCTGTGCCCTCCAGAAGAAGGCCAAGATGTACCAGAAGCTCACAATGGAGCAGCCTGAGGACTATGTGCTGCAGGTGAATAGGAGGCATGAGTACCTCTATGGCAGCTACCTGCACTGTCAATTCAAG TACATATGCAGCTGCCTGCACAGTGGACAGACCCCCCACCTGACCATGGTGCACTCCTCTTCCATCCTTGCCATGAGGGATGAGCAGAGAAAACTGACCCCTCAGGTCCAGAAACCACACACCAAACCGCCCCCCATTCCCATGAAGAAG ccttcctctgtgtccctgtggtCACTGGGACAGCCTTTCTGCATTGAGCTCATCCAGGGCAGCAGAATCAATGCTGATGAGCAGATGAAG CTGGTGGTGCAGGCTGGGCTCTTCCATGGCAATGAGATGCTGTGCAAGACGATGTCCAGCTTGGAGGTGAGCGTGTGCTCAGAGCCCATGTGGAAGCAGCATCTGGAGTTTGACATCCACATCTGTGACCTGCCGCGCATGGCCCGGCTCTGCTTTGCACTCTATGTGGTGATGGAGAAGGCCAAGAAGGTGCACTCTAGCAAGAAAAAACCCAAGAAGGAG GACTGCCCAATCGCCTGGGTCAACCTCATGCTGTTTGACTACAAGGACCAGCTCAAGACTGGGGAGCTCTGCCTCTATATGTGGCCCTCTGTCCCAG ATGAGAAAGGAGACCTGCTGAACCCCATGGGTACCGTGCATAGCAATCCCAACACAGAGAGTGCTGTCACCCTGGTCATCTACCTGCCCGAGGTGGCCCCTCACCCTATGTACTACCCTGCCCTGGAGAAG AAGCTGCAGCTGCAGGGAATCCTGGAGCAGCGGGGGTTGGGAGAGCTGTATGAGCATGAGAAGGACCTGGTGTGGAAGATGCGGCATGAAGTGCAGGAGCACTTCCCAGAGGCTCTGGCCCACCTGCTGCTCGTGACCAAGTGGAACAAGCACGAGGATGTGGCCCAG ATGCTCTACCTGCTGTGCTCCTGGCCCGAGCTTCCTGTCCTGAATGCCCTGGAGCTGCTGGACTTCAGCTTCCCTGACTGCCACGTGGGCTCCTTTGCCATCAGGTCCTTGCAGAAACTGAC GGACGACAAGCTTCTCCAGTGCTTGCTGCAGCTGGTGCAGGTCCTCAAGTACAAGTCCTACCTGGACTGCAAACTGACCCAATTCTTGTTGGACCGGGCTCTGGCCAACGGAAAGATTGGCCACTTCCTATTCTGGCATCTTCG CTCTGAGATGCATGTGCCGTCCATGGCCTTGCGTTTTGGCCTCATCATGGAGGCCTACTTCAGGGGCAGCACCCACCACATGAAGGTGCTGATGAAGCAG GCAGAAGCACTGAGCAAGCTGAAGGCCCTGAGCGACTTTGTGAAGGTGAGCTCCCAGAAGACCACCAAGCCCCAAACTAAGGAGCTGATGCACTTGTACATGTGCCAGGATACTTATCTAGAAGCCCTTTCACACTTGCAGTCCCCATTGGACCCCAGCACGATGCTGGCAGAAGTCTG TGTGGAAAGGTGCACCTTCATGGACTCCAAGATGAAACCCCTGTGGATCATGTACAGCAGTGAGGAGGCAGGCAGTGGTGACAGCGTTGGCATCATCTTTAAGAACAGGGATG ACCTCCGCCAGGACATGCTGACTCTGCAGATGATCCAGCTCATGGATGCCCTGTGGAAGCAGGAGGGCCTGGACCTAAG GATGACCCCCTATGGCTGCCTTCCCACTGGTGACTGCATGGGCCTCATTGAGGCGGTGCAGCACTCGGACACCATTGCCAACATCCAGCTGAACCAGAGCAACCTGGCTGCCATGGCTGCCTTCAACAAGGATGCCCTGCTCAACTGGCTCAAGTCCAAGAACCCTGG AGAAGCCCTGGATCGAGCCATTGAGGATTTCACCCTCTCTTGTGCTGGCTACTGTGTGGCTACATATGTGCTGGGCATCGGTGACCGGCACAGTGACAACATCATGATCCGTGAGAATGGGCAG cTATTTCACATTGACTTTGGCCACATTCTGGGGAATTTCAAGACCAAGTTTGGAATCAACCATGAGCGAGTCCCATTCATCCTCACCCATGACTTTGTCCACGTGATTCAGCAGGGCAATACTAGTAATAATGAGAAATTTGAAAG GTTTCGAGGCTACTGTGAACAGGCCTACAGCATTCTGCGGCGCCATGGGCTCCTCATCCTCCAACTCTTTGCTCTGATGCAGGCAGCAGGCCTGCCTGAGCTAAGCTCCTCCAATGACATCCACTATTTGAAG GACACCCTGGCGCTGGGGAAGACggaggaggaggggctgaagCACTTCAGGGTGAAGTTCAATGAAGCCCTGAGGGAGAGCTGGAAGACCAAAGTGAACTGGCTGGCACACAACCTGACCAAAGACAACCGGCAATAG
- the LOC144252782 gene encoding phosphatidylinositol 4,5-bisphosphate 3-kinase catalytic subunit delta isoform-like isoform X4, whose translation MPETGLPELLGISPKLRLALNSPSSYQSLLSLQDYRLAPLFPGIYLSFPVSRNANLSTIKQMLWHEAQNEPLFHMLSDPKAYVFTCVNQTAEQQELEDEQQRLCDVQPFLPMLCLVTHEGDRMEKVINSQISLLIGKGLHEFDCLQDPEVNDFRTKMGQFSEEAAAPRQQLGWEAWLQYSFPLQLEPSTRSWGDSNTSQISNPDLLVNVKFEGSRVSTKDVPLALMACALQKKAKMYQKLTMEQPEDYVLQVNRRHEYLYGSYLHCQFKYICSCLHSGQTPHLTMVHSSSILAMRDEQRKLTPQVQKPHTKPPPIPMKKPSSVSLWSLGQPFCIELIQGSRINADEQMKLVVQAGLFHGNEMLCKTMSSLEVSVCSEPMWKQHLEFDIHICDLPRMARLCFALYVVMEKAKKVHSSKKKPKKEDCPIAWVNLMLFDYKDQLKTGELCLYMWPSVPDEKGDLLNPMGTVHSNPNTESAVTLVIYLPEVAPHPMYYPALEKKLQLQGILEQRGLGELYEHEKDLVWKMRHEVQEHFPEALAHLLLVTKWNKHEDVAQMLYLLCSWPELPVLNALELLDFSFPDCHVGSFAIRSLQKLTDDKLLQCLLQLVQVLKYKSYLDCKLTQFLLDRALANGKIGHFLFWHLRSEMHVPSMALRFGLIMEAYFRGSTHHMKVLMKQAEALSKLKALSDFVKVSSQKTTKPQTKELMHLYMCQDTYLEALSHLQSPLDPSTMLAEVCVERCTFMDSKMKPLWIMYSSEEAGSGDSVGIIFKNRDDLRQDMLTLQMIQLMDALWKQEGLDLRMTPYGCLPTGDCMGLIEAVQHSDTIANIQLNQSNLAAMAAFNKDALLNWLKSKNPGEALDRAIEDFTLSCAGYCVATYVLGIGDRHSDNIMIRENGQLFHIDFGHILGNFKTKFGINHERVPFILTHDFVHVIQQGNTSNNEKFERFRGYCEQAYSILRRHGLLILQLFALMQAAGLPELSSSNDIHYLKDTLALGKTEEEGLKHFRVKFNEALRESWKTKVNWLAHNLTKDNRQ comes from the exons atgccag agactggactCCCTGAGTTACTTGGCATCTCACcgaagctgaggctggctttgaactcaccatcttcctacCAAAGCCTCCTGAGCCTCCAGGATTACAGGCTGGCACCACTTTTCCCAG GGATCTACTTGAGCTTTCCTGTGTCCCGCAATGCCAACCTCAGCACAATCAAGCAG ATGCTATGGCACGAAGCCCAGAATGAGCCCCTCTTCCACATGCTCAGTGACCCCAAGGCCTACGTGTTCACCTGTGTCAACCAGACCGCAGAGCAGCAGGAGCTAGAGGATGAGCAGCAGCGGCTGTGTGATGTCCAGCCCTTCCTGCCCATGCTGTGCTTGGTGACCCACGAGGGTGACCGCATGGAGAAGGTAATCAACTCACAGATCAGCCTCCTCATCGGCAAAG GCCTCCACGAGTTCGATTGCCTGCAAGACCCAGAAGTGAATGACTTCCGCACTAAGATGGGCCAGTTCAGCGAGGAGGCAGCTGCCCCCcggcagcagctgggctgggagGCCTGGCTGCAATACAGTTTTCCCCTTCAGCTGGAGCCCTCCACCAGGAGCTGGGGGGACAGCAACACCTCTCAAATCTCCAACCCAGACCTGCTGGTCAATGTCAAATTTGAGGGCAGCAGG GTGTCCACCAAGGATGTGCCCCTAGCGCTGATGGCCTGTGCCCTCCAGAAGAAGGCCAAGATGTACCAGAAGCTCACAATGGAGCAGCCTGAGGACTATGTGCTGCAGGTGAATAGGAGGCATGAGTACCTCTATGGCAGCTACCTGCACTGTCAATTCAAG TACATATGCAGCTGCCTGCACAGTGGACAGACCCCCCACCTGACCATGGTGCACTCCTCTTCCATCCTTGCCATGAGGGATGAGCAGAGAAAACTGACCCCTCAGGTCCAGAAACCACACACCAAACCGCCCCCCATTCCCATGAAGAAG ccttcctctgtgtccctgtggtCACTGGGACAGCCTTTCTGCATTGAGCTCATCCAGGGCAGCAGAATCAATGCTGATGAGCAGATGAAG CTGGTGGTGCAGGCTGGGCTCTTCCATGGCAATGAGATGCTGTGCAAGACGATGTCCAGCTTGGAGGTGAGCGTGTGCTCAGAGCCCATGTGGAAGCAGCATCTGGAGTTTGACATCCACATCTGTGACCTGCCGCGCATGGCCCGGCTCTGCTTTGCACTCTATGTGGTGATGGAGAAGGCCAAGAAGGTGCACTCTAGCAAGAAAAAACCCAAGAAGGAG GACTGCCCAATCGCCTGGGTCAACCTCATGCTGTTTGACTACAAGGACCAGCTCAAGACTGGGGAGCTCTGCCTCTATATGTGGCCCTCTGTCCCAG ATGAGAAAGGAGACCTGCTGAACCCCATGGGTACCGTGCATAGCAATCCCAACACAGAGAGTGCTGTCACCCTGGTCATCTACCTGCCCGAGGTGGCCCCTCACCCTATGTACTACCCTGCCCTGGAGAAG AAGCTGCAGCTGCAGGGAATCCTGGAGCAGCGGGGGTTGGGAGAGCTGTATGAGCATGAGAAGGACCTGGTGTGGAAGATGCGGCATGAAGTGCAGGAGCACTTCCCAGAGGCTCTGGCCCACCTGCTGCTCGTGACCAAGTGGAACAAGCACGAGGATGTGGCCCAG ATGCTCTACCTGCTGTGCTCCTGGCCCGAGCTTCCTGTCCTGAATGCCCTGGAGCTGCTGGACTTCAGCTTCCCTGACTGCCACGTGGGCTCCTTTGCCATCAGGTCCTTGCAGAAACTGAC GGACGACAAGCTTCTCCAGTGCTTGCTGCAGCTGGTGCAGGTCCTCAAGTACAAGTCCTACCTGGACTGCAAACTGACCCAATTCTTGTTGGACCGGGCTCTGGCCAACGGAAAGATTGGCCACTTCCTATTCTGGCATCTTCG CTCTGAGATGCATGTGCCGTCCATGGCCTTGCGTTTTGGCCTCATCATGGAGGCCTACTTCAGGGGCAGCACCCACCACATGAAGGTGCTGATGAAGCAG GCAGAAGCACTGAGCAAGCTGAAGGCCCTGAGCGACTTTGTGAAGGTGAGCTCCCAGAAGACCACCAAGCCCCAAACTAAGGAGCTGATGCACTTGTACATGTGCCAGGATACTTATCTAGAAGCCCTTTCACACTTGCAGTCCCCATTGGACCCCAGCACGATGCTGGCAGAAGTCTG TGTGGAAAGGTGCACCTTCATGGACTCCAAGATGAAACCCCTGTGGATCATGTACAGCAGTGAGGAGGCAGGCAGTGGTGACAGCGTTGGCATCATCTTTAAGAACAGGGATG ACCTCCGCCAGGACATGCTGACTCTGCAGATGATCCAGCTCATGGATGCCCTGTGGAAGCAGGAGGGCCTGGACCTAAG GATGACCCCCTATGGCTGCCTTCCCACTGGTGACTGCATGGGCCTCATTGAGGCGGTGCAGCACTCGGACACCATTGCCAACATCCAGCTGAACCAGAGCAACCTGGCTGCCATGGCTGCCTTCAACAAGGATGCCCTGCTCAACTGGCTCAAGTCCAAGAACCCTGG AGAAGCCCTGGATCGAGCCATTGAGGATTTCACCCTCTCTTGTGCTGGCTACTGTGTGGCTACATATGTGCTGGGCATCGGTGACCGGCACAGTGACAACATCATGATCCGTGAGAATGGGCAG cTATTTCACATTGACTTTGGCCACATTCTGGGGAATTTCAAGACCAAGTTTGGAATCAACCATGAGCGAGTCCCATTCATCCTCACCCATGACTTTGTCCACGTGATTCAGCAGGGCAATACTAGTAATAATGAGAAATTTGAAAG GTTTCGAGGCTACTGTGAACAGGCCTACAGCATTCTGCGGCGCCATGGGCTCCTCATCCTCCAACTCTTTGCTCTGATGCAGGCAGCAGGCCTGCCTGAGCTAAGCTCCTCCAATGACATCCACTATTTGAAG GACACCCTGGCGCTGGGGAAGACggaggaggaggggctgaagCACTTCAGGGTGAAGTTCAATGAAGCCCTGAGGGAGAGCTGGAAGACCAAAGTGAACTGGCTGGCACACAACCTGACCAAAGACAACCGGCAATAG